The following are encoded in a window of Solibacillus sp. FSL R7-0668 genomic DNA:
- a CDS encoding Txe/YoeB family addiction module toxin, whose protein sequence is MIKVWSDDAWTDYMYWHDQEDKSTIKKINRLIKDIDRNPFEGIGKPEPLKYELSGKWSRRITDEHRLIYRIANDMIYIYSAKDHYS, encoded by the coding sequence ATGATTAAAGTTTGGTCAGATGATGCTTGGACGGATTATATGTACTGGCATGATCAAGAAGATAAAAGCACCATTAAAAAAATAAATCGATTAATTAAAGACATTGACCGCAATCCATTTGAAGGGATTGGGAAGCCTGAGCCTTTAAAATATGAATTGTCAGGGAAATGGTCCCGTCGTATAACAGATGAACATCGTTTAATTTATCGCATAGCCAATGACATGATTTATATTTATTCCGCAAAAGACCATTATAGTTAA
- a CDS encoding type II toxin-antitoxin system Phd/YefM family antitoxin, which produces MEAVTYSNFRQNLRGYMKQINEDSDTFIVTSKDVEDTVVVMSKREYDSMQETLRTLSNAYVMDKIRRGNEQFKTGKVKIHELIEVEDD; this is translated from the coding sequence ATGGAAGCAGTAACGTACTCAAATTTCCGTCAAAATTTACGTGGCTATATGAAACAAATCAATGAAGATTCAGATACATTTATTGTGACAAGTAAAGACGTAGAAGATACCGTTGTTGTCATGTCTAAGCGTGAGTATGATTCAATGCAAGAAACGCTGCGTACCTTGTCAAATGCGTATGTGATGGATAAAATTCGTCGAGGCAATGAACAATTCAAAACAGGTAAAGTGAAAATTCATGAATTAATTGAGGTTGAAGATGATTAA
- a CDS encoding TVP38/TMEM64 family protein, giving the protein MENLFLDFVQNGSPFAWLYQFLIMVLVSMIPFAPIPVLAAFVASQHDFLPGLLINMVGTTIGSLLLFLLSKRWLRRMALKYVTKQQYLTKYMKLIETNGFLAVLLGRIIPILPSAGINLIAGISNVGFIAFIGATLLGKLPTILAFSLVGHQIAAGKWDTVLIIALYLLALFLLGKKLKQTWSR; this is encoded by the coding sequence ATGGAAAATCTATTTCTAGACTTTGTACAAAATGGTAGCCCCTTTGCATGGCTCTATCAATTTTTAATTATGGTGTTGGTTTCGATGATTCCATTTGCACCGATTCCTGTATTGGCTGCATTTGTTGCTAGTCAACATGATTTTCTACCAGGTTTGCTTATTAATATGGTTGGGACAACAATTGGATCGCTCTTGCTATTTTTACTAAGTAAACGATGGCTAAGGCGCATGGCATTGAAGTATGTAACAAAGCAACAATATTTAACCAAATACATGAAGTTAATTGAGACAAATGGCTTTTTAGCGGTGTTACTTGGCCGAATTATTCCGATTTTGCCTTCAGCGGGAATTAATTTAATTGCAGGTATTTCGAATGTTGGTTTCATTGCCTTTATTGGCGCAACCTTGCTCGGAAAGCTACCAACCATTTTAGCCTTTTCACTTGTCGGTCATCAAATAGCAGCCGGTAAATGGGATACGGTATTGATTATCGCCCTTTATTTACTCGCTTTGTTTTTACTCGGGAAAAAGTTAAAACAAACATGGAGCCGATAA
- a CDS encoding energy-coupling factor transporter transmembrane component T yields MKHALNSMNPSLKFLLFTGCMFTMAFFFDPWTPLIFWLSILALQLLLSQIDWKKWLLFMIPFFITAFGYFWTTLVFAEDQPGPVVWSFWMLNVSESQLYHALSLSFRVLAFSSLSLLFAFTTNPTTFIMSLMQQLKLSPKIAYGVLVGYQFLPVLKDEFIQIQQAHRLRGATPEKNRLKRLLGVHKVLIPMLAGAVRKAERAAFAMEARGFTGERRSSYFQVITVSKIDGVCVALFLFVLLLSCTNQIWLS; encoded by the coding sequence GTGAAGCATGCATTAAATAGTATGAATCCTTCACTTAAGTTTTTACTTTTTACAGGTTGTATGTTCACAATGGCTTTCTTTTTTGATCCTTGGACTCCGCTCATATTCTGGTTAAGCATACTAGCATTGCAATTATTGCTTAGTCAGATTGATTGGAAAAAATGGTTATTGTTTATGATTCCATTTTTCATAACGGCTTTCGGATATTTTTGGACAACGCTAGTTTTCGCGGAAGATCAACCTGGACCTGTTGTTTGGTCTTTTTGGATGCTTAACGTTTCAGAATCACAGTTGTATCATGCTCTTTCATTAAGCTTTCGGGTATTAGCATTTTCAAGTCTTTCTCTTTTGTTCGCTTTTACGACAAATCCAACAACTTTTATTATGAGCTTAATGCAACAATTAAAATTGTCCCCTAAAATTGCCTATGGGGTTCTGGTTGGCTATCAGTTTTTACCTGTGTTAAAGGATGAATTTATTCAAATTCAGCAAGCACATCGATTAAGAGGAGCGACTCCAGAAAAAAATAGATTGAAACGACTTCTTGGTGTTCACAAAGTTTTAATCCCAATGTTAGCAGGTGCTGTTCGTAAAGCAGAGCGCGCTGCATTCGCAATGGAAGCAAGAGGTTTTACTGGAGAGCGAAGAAGTAGCTATTTTCAAGTGATAACAGTAAGTAAAATAGATGGCGTTTGTGTCGCATTATTCCTATTCGTGCTTCTTTTGAGTTGCACCAATCAAATATGGCTTAGTTGA